DNA from Carboxydocella sporoproducens DSM 16521:
GTACTGGGCCGGGGGTCACCACTGGGGTGATTATGGACCAGGATTAAGGCCACGGCATTTTTGCGCAAAGCCTGTTTGAACAAGGCTCGCGGGTCTGCCAGGGCCCTGGTCATGCCACCAATGGACAATTCATCAATCCCCAGCACCCGGTTTCTCACATCCAGCAGGATCACCCGAAAATGTTCCTTTTCCAGGGCTGCCATCTCAGCCATAACCAGATCAGCGGCATCCTCAGGTCCGCTGATTACAGGTAAACGGCTGGAGGGAGCAGTAGCTACCCGGCGTCCCAGCTCAAAAGCAGCGCAAATCAGCGCCCCTTTGGCCGGGCCAATACCAGGTAAATGCAGAATGTCCTCCACCGTTTTTTTGGCCAGATTTTTTATCCCTCCGGCCTCAGCCAGCAGCCGGTGGGCCAGCTGCAAGGCCGACTCCCCTTCAACTCCGGTGCGCAAGAGAATAGCCAGCAGTTCCGCATCACTGAGGACCCGCGGACCTTGCTGGAGCAAACGCTCCCGCGGCCTTTGCTCCGGGGGTAAATGACGCATGGAAAGATTTTTCATGGCGGTCACCTCTTTTGTTTTTGTCCCGGCAACCCGGGCGGTGCCCGCTCAGCTCAAAATCCGCCAGCCTGCCTGCCGCAATAACTGCATGGTTTTGACCAGCGGCAAGCCGACTACATTGTAATAGCAACCATTGATTCTATCCACCAGTAAGCTGCCCAGACCCTGGATACCATAAGCACCGGCCTTGTCCAGCGGCTCGCCAGTGGCCACATAGGCCCTGATTTCGTTAGCAGTCAAAGGGCGAAAGGTAACCTCGGTAACGGCATAATCACTATAACAGCTCTCGCCATCAGCCCGTAACAGCACCACACCGGTCATAACCTGGTGAGGGCGGCCGGACAGGAACTGCAACATGGCCTCGGCCTCCCTGGCATTTGCGGGTTTGCCCAGAATCTGTCCCTCTAAAACTACCACTGTATCTGCCGCCAGTATGTACAGATCAGCAGGCCGCTCGGGCAATTGCTCTTGCACCGCCCGCGCCTTTCTCCTGGCCAGGTCCTGAATGGCACTGGCCAGAGGCTGAGCGGAATCCAGGGTTTCATCAATATCGGCAGTAAGGACCTGAAAATCCAGGCCCAATAGCTTTAGCAGCTGCTGTCTTCTGGGTGAAGCTGATGCCAGAACCAGTTTCACTGTATCCCTCCTACAGCTTGCGATAAGCCATATAGGCCAGAAGGGCTCCTAACAGGGTAGCGATGGAAATGCGCAATTGCAGGCCCAGGGTGATTCTAGCAAATGATAAATCCAGGGTAGTGGTGGGAAAACCGATGGATTGACTGATATTCAGGAAAGAGAGATATTCCCCCAGAATGGCACCTAAAGCGGTGCCCAGCAGGGACCCGACGATTATCAATAAAAACAGCAGCCAGGGGCTGCCCGGGCCATTTCCCTTGTATCCCACTTGATCCCGCCTCCTCTGAACAAAAGTTTATCATTAAGTAAAAAAAAGAGCAAGGGACAGCCCCTTGCCTTTCTCACTTTTTATCCCAGCAGGTGTTTGGCCGGAATCCCGGGCCTGGTCATCTCATAGGGATTCAGAATTGCTTCCAGTTCTGCCTCCGTCAGCAATCCCTGTTCTAAAATCAGCTCCCTGACCGGCCGTCCGCTGTTAATGGCCTCCCGGGCCAGACGGCTGGCTACCTCATAGCCCAGGTGAGGATTGATAGCAGTAATAATGCCCACACTGTTTTCCACCAGCTGCCGGCAGCGCTCTTCATTGGCGGTAATGCCTGCTATACACTTGTCCCGGAACACCTGCATGCCATTGCGGAGAATATCCAGGCTTTGCAGAAGATTGAAAATCAGCACTGGTATCATTACATTCAGTTCCAGCTGACCCGCCTCCGCCGCCCGGGCAATGGTGACATCATTGCCATTGACCTGAAAAGCAATCTGGTTAATTACTTCGGCCATAACCGGATTGACTTTGCCCGGCATGATAGACGAACCGGGTTGTCGGGGAGGAAGATTGATTTCTCCCAGGCCGGCCCGCGGACCAGATGCCATCAGCCGCAGGTCATTGGCAATCTTGGAAAGATTGCCGGCCAGAGTCTTTAAGTCCCCGGATAGCTCTACATAAGCATCGGTGTTCTGGGTAGCATCCACCAGGTCTTCGGCATTGCGCAAGGGCAGGCCAGTGATTTCAGCCAGGATCTCCACTGAGCGCCGAATGTACTCCGGGTCAGCATTTAGCCCGGTGCCCACTGCAGTCGCTCCCAGATTCACTTCCAGCAGGTTCTCCAGGGCCCGTTCGATCCGGATTTGGTCCCGGCGCAACATACGGGCCCAGGCCCCAAACTCCTGACCCAGCCGGATGGGCACCGCATCCTGTAAATGGGTACGACCCATTTTCAGCACATGGTCAAACTCCCGGGCTTTAGCTGCGATGGCTTCTATCAATTGATCCAGGGCCTCCAGTGTCCCCTGGGCCAGCCGGTAGGCCGCAATGCGGAAGGCCGTAGGCACCACATCATTGGTGCTCTGGGCCATGTTGACATGGATATTGGGGTGAACCAGACTATACTGCCCCTTGTTACCGCCCAGGATTTCAATGGCCCGGTTGGCAATAACTTCATTGGCATTCATATTCAGAGATGTACCGGCTCCACCCTGAATCACATCCACCACAAACCATTCCTGCCACTGCCCGGCCCTGATTTCCCTGCAGGCCTGGCAGATGGCATCTGCTACCCTGCCAGGCAGGGCACCGATTTCGGCATTGGCTCTGGCGGCTGCCTCTTTTACCGCAGCCAGAGCCACGATCAGTTCCCGGTGAGGCCGATAGCCGGTAATAGGGAAGTTCTCCAGAGCCCGGGCTGTTTGCACTCCATAGTAAGCTTCAGCCGGGATTGCCATTTCTCCTAAAAAATCTTTCTCTGTTCTGTACTGCATAATCACGCCTCCGCCCTGTTTATGTATTTTGTATACATAGACAGGCATTCGACAAATTTAGGCTTTTTCCTGCTTACTGGTCTAATAATTTCCTTATTACTCAGTGATGGGTACCTTCCACAACCCTGACGCCCTGGCCCAGAATGCCTTCCTTGATAATCTGCTTGAAAGGGCATTTGGGATAATCGCCATCCATCAGCATACAGGAACTGAGGTGAACCACATCCAGGCCATAATCCTTGAGTTTCTTGACCAGACGATAAACCCGGCGGCCGGAACAACCGCCACAGGTAAAGACGCCAATCAATTCGGCCTCAGGCCCATATTGCTCAAAATGCACTTTCCGCTTATTCCAGGCATTCATGCAACCTACACCGGGACAGGTTTCGGAAACAATATCACAGCGTACGATCGCAACTTTAGTCGGTTTCGGCTCCCCGGGTTTGGGCTCTTCATCCACTCCCGCCAGGAACTTTTCCCGGGCCGCCTTAACTTCTGCTTCGGTAATAGTACCAATACCATGTTTCTTGCAATATTCCTCGACCGCCTTTCGGGCCATGGGGCGTACGAAAAAGGGCACTTTCTCCAGGGCTGCTTCTGCTTCTTTAGTCCAGTTCATTTTGTCATCTCCTCTCCATCTACCTTGTAAGCTACAATAATCAAGTCTTTTGCTTTCAGCTCCTGATATGGTTTGCCCTGATAATCTCCATACAGCTCAATCCGGGTAAAACCCTGTGAACGAAAAACCGGTAGCAGTTCCCGGGCCAACCAGCCCCGCAGGCGGGTAGTCTCTACCTGTTGCTGCCAGGTCCCCCCCTGTTGCCTTAAGACCACCAAATTAAAATCCAGGTAGTTTTCCGGCAGGAAATCATAGAAGCGCAAAAAAAGCCTCTCTCCCTCCTGGGTTTTGCGGCTAACTGGAGCCAGAAAGCGCTCAGCCTCACTGAATATCCGCTGGTAGTTAAGCAGCTGGACCACCGCTACTCCTCCAGATTTTAATACCAGAGCGAAATCCCCGATAGTCTGTTCCAGCTGAAGGCGCTCCAGCACATGCGGCAGGCTGTTTCCCAGGCATAAAAGAGCATCAAACTTCTCTTCCCCGAACTGGCGTGCCAGCTCACCAAGGCGCAGCTGATAAAACTTCAGGTTGGGCCAGCGTTCAGCCCTGGTACTGGCAATGGCCACCATTTCCGGACTGGCATCAGTACCAGTAACCTCCCAGCCCAGTTCCGCCAGGGCCAGACCATGGTTACCTGTGCCACAGGCAGCATCGATGACCTTTTTGCCAGCCTGTTTTTGTAAAACGCCAGTAAGAAAAGGCAATTCCCGGGACAGCCGGGAAGGCCAGTCCACCATCAGATCATATTCCTCACTCAGGTTACGGTAGAAATCCTGCCGCTCTTGCATGGGCTTTCACTCCTATCCGGTTACTAAGTTCATTATACCGCTGTGGCTGTCATTAGTATGTGACCGCTCTCACAGAAAAAAAAACCGGCTGAAGCCGGTTTCTATAACAAGCCATTTTCCCGCATACAGAGATTGAAGGTCAGAATCTCCAGGGTAACGGCCAGATCAATATTGCGAATTTCCACTGCATCCGGAACCATCAGCGCTTTCGGGGCGAAATTCATAATCGCCTTAATCCCTGCTTTTACCAGCAAGTCAGCCACATCCTGGGCGATGGTGGCCGGAACAGCAATAACACCAATGGCAGCATTTTTCTTAGCGATTGTCTCTGGCAATTCCTCCATGGACTGCACCACCATGTCGCCAATGGTTTTACCGATTTTGTTAGGGTCATTATCGAAGATACCGACAATTTTAAAGCCCCGTTCCCGAAAACCCCTGTAACTGACCAGAGCCGTACCCAGATTACCTGCCCCTACTACCACTACTGGCCATTCCCGGGACAAACCCAGGATTTTCAGGGTATGATGCAGGAGATCCTTGACATTATAGCCTACACCCCTGGTACCAAATTCCCCGAAATAGGCCAGGTCTTTCCGGACCTGGGCCGGGCTCACTCCTACCCCTTCTGCTATCTCCCCGGAAGAAATGGTGACAATCCCCTTTTTGTCCGCCTGTTCCAGAAAACGAGAATAAACCGACAAACGAATAATAGTAGCCTCTGGTATCTTAAATACTTTCAACCCCGGCGCCCCCCTTTGACAATTTTTTTAACAAATAGGAGCGAGCATCAGCTATCATATACAGAGAACCAGTGATTAGTAAAGCCTGTTGTGCATCAGTGATGGCCAACCCTCGCTCTATCGCCTTTTCCACCTGTTCATATAATTCCACTCGCTTGTCCGGCAGATACTGTCTGGCCACAGCAGCCAGTGCCTGCCAGTCCCCGGCCCGGTAGCTATTGGGCCGGGTGATGATGAGATGCTGGATACAGGGTACCAGTAAAGCCAGCACTTTTTCCCTTTCCTTGTCAGCCAGCATCCCCAGAACCAGATTAAGCCTCCGCCCGGCAGTAACCAGCGGCAAGGCTTCCGCCAGCGCCTGAGCCCCGGCCAGGTTGTGGGCTCCGTCCAGAATCACCAGCGGTTGCTGGCTGATGATTTCCAGGCGGCCCGGCCAGCGGGTTTCCGCCAGGCCCGAGCGCAAATGTTCCCCCCGCCATTCTGCCCCCCGCTCCCGCAGGTGCAAGAGGGCCGCTACCGCCAGGGCAGCATTAGCAGCCTGATGGGCGCCCAGTAAAGGTACCTGGATGAAATATTCTCCCCGGGGTGTCTGTACCCGACAGGCTGTGCCGGTAGCACTCAGGTCAATGTCCCTGACCTGGATTTCCTGTCCCAGAGACCAGAGAGGAGCTGAT
Protein-coding regions in this window:
- the radC gene encoding RadC family protein, whose protein sequence is MKNLSMRHLPPEQRPRERLLQQGPRVLSDAELLAILLRTGVEGESALQLAHRLLAEAGGIKNLAKKTVEDILHLPGIGPAKGALICAAFELGRRVATAPSSRLPVISGPEDAADLVMAEMAALEKEHFRVILLDVRNRVLGIDELSIGGMTRALADPRALFKQALRKNAVALILVHNHPSGDPRPSTEDIHLTRQLMQAGRLLDIVILDHIIIGDNKYCSLKEEGLLGS
- a CDS encoding Maf family protein; the encoded protein is MKLVLASASPRRQQLLKLLGLDFQVLTADIDETLDSAQPLASAIQDLARRKARAVQEQLPERPADLYILAADTVVVLEGQILGKPANAREAEAMLQFLSGRPHQVMTGVVLLRADGESCYSDYAVTEVTFRPLTANEIRAYVATGEPLDKAGAYGIQGLGSLLVDRINGCYYNVVGLPLVKTMQLLRQAGWRILS
- a CDS encoding DUF4321 domain-containing protein produces the protein MGYKGNGPGSPWLLFLLIIVGSLLGTALGAILGEYLSFLNISQSIGFPTTTLDLSFARITLGLQLRISIATLLGALLAYMAYRKL
- the aspA gene encoding aspartate ammonia-lyase is translated as MQYRTEKDFLGEMAIPAEAYYGVQTARALENFPITGYRPHRELIVALAAVKEAAARANAEIGALPGRVADAICQACREIRAGQWQEWFVVDVIQGGAGTSLNMNANEVIANRAIEILGGNKGQYSLVHPNIHVNMAQSTNDVVPTAFRIAAYRLAQGTLEALDQLIEAIAAKAREFDHVLKMGRTHLQDAVPIRLGQEFGAWARMLRRDQIRIERALENLLEVNLGATAVGTGLNADPEYIRRSVEILAEITGLPLRNAEDLVDATQNTDAYVELSGDLKTLAGNLSKIANDLRLMASGPRAGLGEINLPPRQPGSSIMPGKVNPVMAEVINQIAFQVNGNDVTIARAAEAGQLELNVMIPVLIFNLLQSLDILRNGMQVFRDKCIAGITANEERCRQLVENSVGIITAINPHLGYEVASRLAREAINSGRPVRELILEQGLLTEAELEAILNPYEMTRPGIPAKHLLG
- a CDS encoding CGGC domain-containing protein, yielding MNWTKEAEAALEKVPFFVRPMARKAVEEYCKKHGIGTITEAEVKAAREKFLAGVDEEPKPGEPKPTKVAIVRCDIVSETCPGVGCMNAWNKRKVHFEQYGPEAELIGVFTCGGCSGRRVYRLVKKLKDYGLDVVHLSSCMLMDGDYPKCPFKQIIKEGILGQGVRVVEGTHH
- a CDS encoding class I SAM-dependent methyltransferase — encoded protein: MQERQDFYRNLSEEYDLMVDWPSRLSRELPFLTGVLQKQAGKKVIDAACGTGNHGLALAELGWEVTGTDASPEMVAIASTRAERWPNLKFYQLRLGELARQFGEEKFDALLCLGNSLPHVLERLQLEQTIGDFALVLKSGGVAVVQLLNYQRIFSEAERFLAPVSRKTQEGERLFLRFYDFLPENYLDFNLVVLRQQGGTWQQQVETTRLRGWLARELLPVFRSQGFTRIELYGDYQGKPYQELKAKDLIIVAYKVDGEEMTK
- a CDS encoding redox-sensing transcriptional repressor Rex produces the protein MKVFKIPEATIIRLSVYSRFLEQADKKGIVTISSGEIAEGVGVSPAQVRKDLAYFGEFGTRGVGYNVKDLLHHTLKILGLSREWPVVVVGAGNLGTALVSYRGFRERGFKIVGIFDNDPNKIGKTIGDMVVQSMEELPETIAKKNAAIGVIAVPATIAQDVADLLVKAGIKAIMNFAPKALMVPDAVEIRNIDLAVTLEILTFNLCMRENGLL
- a CDS encoding bifunctional folylpolyglutamate synthase/dihydrofolate synthase gives rise to the protein MNYQEALDYLAQQTKFGINLGLERIQELLRRLGNPQDGLKVVHIGGTNGKGSTAAMIASVLRAAGYRTGLFTSPHLHSYTERYRINGQAIAEEEVARLITGLRPVLEQMVADGMEAPTEFEVSTALAFLWFARQQVDWLVLEVGLGGEIDSTNVVRPEVVVITNVGMDHMDYLGPTIADIARAKAGIIKPGCPVVTGASGTALEIIQTRARELSAPLWSLGQEIQVRDIDLSATGTACRVQTPRGEYFIQVPLLGAHQAANAALAVAALLHLRERGAEWRGEHLRSGLAETRWPGRLEIISQQPLVILDGAHNLAGAQALAEALPLVTAGRRLNLVLGMLADKEREKVLALLVPCIQHLIITRPNSYRAGDWQALAAVARQYLPDKRVELYEQVEKAIERGLAITDAQQALLITGSLYMIADARSYLLKKLSKGGAGVESI